A stretch of Lathyrus oleraceus cultivar Zhongwan6 chromosome 6, CAAS_Psat_ZW6_1.0, whole genome shotgun sequence DNA encodes these proteins:
- the LOC127091046 gene encoding intermediate cleaving peptidase 55, mitochondrial isoform X1, translated as MQRVVRKLTKTFSHRQVLGFRSYCNESVAVDVGQPTPASHPQLLNDGEITPGISSEEYLLRRKKMLELLPEKSLAIIAAAPVKMMTDVVPYTFRQDADYLYITGCQQPGGVAVLGHDIGLCMFMPEPKPYDVIWQGQIAGVDAALDTFKADKAYPMRKLREILPDMIRRSSKLYHNVQTATAAYTELEAFKKLAYCNNVNDLSAYTHQLRWIKSPSELKLMKESASIACQALLLTMLHSKTYPDEGMLAAKVEYECKVRGAQRMGFNPVVGGGPNGSVIHYSRNDQKIKDGDLVLMDVGCELHGYDSDLTRTWPPCGTFSSAQEELYELILETNKHCVELCKPGASIRQIHNRSVEMLQKGLKEFGILKGFGSSSYHTLNPTSIGHYLGMDIHDCSMINFDRPLKPGVVITIEPGVYIPSSFNCPERYRGIGIRIEDEILITETGYEVLTASIPKEVKQIESLLNNFSHSQNNLRATFN; from the exons ATGCAGCGCGTTGTAAGAAAACTAACCAAGACATTTTCACACAGACAG GTTCTAGGTTTTCGTTCTTATTGCAATGAAAGTGTTGCTGTTGATGTTGGACAACCAACCCCTGCATCTCATCCACAG CTTCTAAACGATGGGGAGATCACACCGGGCATATCTAGTGAGGAATACTTGCTAAGAAGAAAGAAAATGTTGGAACTTCTGCCGGAGAAGAGTTTGGCTATCATTGCTGCTGCCCCAGTAAAGATGATGACTGATGTTGTGCCGTATACGTTTCGGCAAGATGCTGATTACTTGTATATTACAGGCTGCCAACAACCTGGTGGTGTGGCTGTTTTAGGGCATGACATTGGTTTATGCATGTTCATGCCAGAACCCAAACCTTAT GATGTGATTTGGCAAGGGCAAATAGCAGGAGTTGATGCAGCATTGGATACATTCAAGGCTGACAAGGCGTATCCAATGAGAAAATTGCGCGAG ATCCTTCCAGATATGATAAGGAGATCCTCAAAATTGTATCACAATGTTCAGACTGCTACAGCAGCATATACGGAACTGGAGGCTTTCAAGAAGCTTGCTTACTGTAACAATGTAAACGATCTGTCTGCTTATACTCATCAGTTACGATGGATAAAATCTCCTTCAGAGCTCAAGCTGATGAAGGAATCTGCATCAATTGCTTGCCAG GCACTTTTGTTGACAATGCTGCATTCAAAGACATACCCCGATGAAGGTATGCTAGCTGCAAAGGTTGAATATGAATGCAAAGTGAGAGGTGCCCAGCGAATGGG TTTCAATCCCGTGGTTGGTGGCGGGCCTAATGGAAGTGTTATACATTACTCTAGGAACGATCAAAAG ATTAAAGATGGAGATCTTGTTTTGATGGATGTTGGATGTGAGTTACATGGCTATGACAGTGATCTCACACGTACCTGGCCACCTTGTGGTACCTTCTCTTCTGCACAG GAGGAGCTTTATGAGCTTATACTGGAAACAAACAAGCATTGTGTGGAACTTTGTAAGCCTGGTGCAAGTATTCGACAAATACACAACCGTTCG GTTGAAATGCTGCAGAAAGGACTAAAGGAGTTTGGAATTTTGAAAGGTTTTGGAAGCAGTTCCTACCATACGCTGAACCCAACTTCTATAG GTCACTATCTCGGAATGGACATTCACGATTGTTCAATGATCAACTTTGACCGTCCTCTGAAGCCAGGTGTT GTAATAACTATTGAACCGGGGGTGTACATCCCATCTTCTTTTAATTGCCCAGAGAG GTACCGAGGCATTGGGATAAGGATTGAGGATGAGATTCTCATTACAGAAACAGGTTACGAG
- the LOC127091046 gene encoding intermediate cleaving peptidase 55, mitochondrial isoform X2: MQRVVRKLTKTFSHRQVLGFRSYCNESVAVDVGQPTPASHPQLLNDGEITPGISSEEYLLRRKKMLELLPEKSLAIIAAAPVKMMTDVVPYTFRQDADYLYITGCQQPGGVAVLGHDIGLCMFMPEPKPYDVIWQGQIAGVDAALDTFKADKAYPMRKLREILPDMIRRSSKLYHNVQTATAAYTELEAFKKLAYCNNVNDLSAYTHQLRWIKSPSELKLMKESASIACQALLLTMLHSKTYPDEGMLAAKVEYECKVRGAQRMGFNPVVGGGPNGSVIHYSRNDQKIKDGDLVLMDVGCELHGYDSDLTRTWPPCGTFSSAQEELYELILETNKHCVELCKPGASIRQIHNRSVEMLQKGLKEFGILKGFGSSSYHTLNPTSIGHYLGMDIHDCSMINFDRPLKPGNNY, translated from the exons ATGCAGCGCGTTGTAAGAAAACTAACCAAGACATTTTCACACAGACAG GTTCTAGGTTTTCGTTCTTATTGCAATGAAAGTGTTGCTGTTGATGTTGGACAACCAACCCCTGCATCTCATCCACAG CTTCTAAACGATGGGGAGATCACACCGGGCATATCTAGTGAGGAATACTTGCTAAGAAGAAAGAAAATGTTGGAACTTCTGCCGGAGAAGAGTTTGGCTATCATTGCTGCTGCCCCAGTAAAGATGATGACTGATGTTGTGCCGTATACGTTTCGGCAAGATGCTGATTACTTGTATATTACAGGCTGCCAACAACCTGGTGGTGTGGCTGTTTTAGGGCATGACATTGGTTTATGCATGTTCATGCCAGAACCCAAACCTTAT GATGTGATTTGGCAAGGGCAAATAGCAGGAGTTGATGCAGCATTGGATACATTCAAGGCTGACAAGGCGTATCCAATGAGAAAATTGCGCGAG ATCCTTCCAGATATGATAAGGAGATCCTCAAAATTGTATCACAATGTTCAGACTGCTACAGCAGCATATACGGAACTGGAGGCTTTCAAGAAGCTTGCTTACTGTAACAATGTAAACGATCTGTCTGCTTATACTCATCAGTTACGATGGATAAAATCTCCTTCAGAGCTCAAGCTGATGAAGGAATCTGCATCAATTGCTTGCCAG GCACTTTTGTTGACAATGCTGCATTCAAAGACATACCCCGATGAAGGTATGCTAGCTGCAAAGGTTGAATATGAATGCAAAGTGAGAGGTGCCCAGCGAATGGG TTTCAATCCCGTGGTTGGTGGCGGGCCTAATGGAAGTGTTATACATTACTCTAGGAACGATCAAAAG ATTAAAGATGGAGATCTTGTTTTGATGGATGTTGGATGTGAGTTACATGGCTATGACAGTGATCTCACACGTACCTGGCCACCTTGTGGTACCTTCTCTTCTGCACAG GAGGAGCTTTATGAGCTTATACTGGAAACAAACAAGCATTGTGTGGAACTTTGTAAGCCTGGTGCAAGTATTCGACAAATACACAACCGTTCG GTTGAAATGCTGCAGAAAGGACTAAAGGAGTTTGGAATTTTGAAAGGTTTTGGAAGCAGTTCCTACCATACGCTGAACCCAACTTCTATAG GTCACTATCTCGGAATGGACATTCACGATTGTTCAATGATCAACTTTGACCGTCCTCTGAAGCCAG GTAATAACTATTGA